The DNA sequence gcggcggcggctgcgccatgcgggccgggcgcggggggccgggcgggacacggcgccgggggcggcgcgccctgctgccgcccgcgggccccggggcgccgcggcgctgAGCAACAgttggcgccgccgccgccgccgctgccgctgccgcgcaGCATGAAAGCGTGCCGGCGGAAGGCGCTGGCGCTGTGCCTGGGCTAcgcggtgctgctgctgctcgccgccctcaacctgctggaGTACAAGtggcggcgggagccgcggcgctgcgcggagccccccgccgccccccgccggcgccccccgccgccgccgccgccgccgcccctcggtgggagccgcggcccggccggcgcccggcggcagcTGGTCTACGTGTTCACCACCTGGCGGTCGGGGTCGTCCTTCTTCGGGGAGCTCTTCAACCAGAACCCCGAGGTCTTCTTCCTCTACGAGCCGGTGTGGCACGTCTGGCAGAAGCTGTACCCCGGGGACGCCGTCTCGCTGCAAGGGGCGGCCCGCGACATGCTGAGCTCCCTGTACCGCTGCGACCTCTCCGTCTTCCAGCTCTACAGCACGGCGGGCGCCGGCAAGAACCTCACCACGCTGGGCATCTTCGGCGCCTCCACCAACAAGGTCATCTGCTCCTCGCCCCTCTGCCCGGCCTACCGCAAGGAGGTGGTGGGCATGGTGGACGACCGGGTGTGCAAGAAGTGCCCCCCGCAGCGCCTCAGCcgcttccaggaggagtgccacAAGTACCGCACCCTGGTCATCAAGGGCGTCCGCGTCTTCGACCTGGCCGTCCTCGCCCCGCTCATGCAGGACCCGGCCTTGGAGCTCAAAGTCATCCACCTGGTGCGCGACCCCCGGGCCGTCGCCAGCTCCCGCATCAAATCCCGGCACGGCCTCATCCGGGAGAGCCTGCAGGTGGTGAGGAGCCGGGACCCCCGCATCCACCGCATGCCCTTCCTCGACGCCGGCCACAAGCTGGGCGGCAAGAAGGAGGGCGGGGGCGGCTCGGACTACCACGCGCTGGGCGCCATGGAGGTCATCTGCAGCAGCATGGCCAAGACCCTGCAGACCGCCCTGCACCCCCCCGACTGGCTCCGGGGCAACTACCTGGCCGTGCGCTACGAGGACCTGGTGGTGGAGCCCATCAAGACCCTGCGGCAGGTCTACGGCTTCGTCAACCTGGCGGTCAGCCCAGAGATGGAGAAGTTCGCCCTCAACATGACCAGCGGCCCGGGCTACTCCTCCAAGCCCTTCGTGGTGTCGGCCAGGAACGCCACGCAGGCGCTGAGCGCCTGGAGGACCGCGCTCAGCTTCCAGCAGATCAAGCAGGTGGAGGAGTACTGCCACCAGCCCATGGCCCTGCTGGGCTACGAGCGGGTGGGCAGCCCCGAAGAGGTGAAGGACCTCAGCAGAACGTTGCTCAGGAAGCCGCAGCTGTGacgggggcagcgcgggcgccTGGCACCGCCGTCGGGCGGACGAGCCCGTCCTCTTGGCTTGAGTGAGGGAGGGAGCTGGGAAAAGCTACCTGGTTTCTGATTTCCTCCACAGACTGCTGAAGGGTAACATACAGTAATgtgatgatttctttctttttttccttctttcctctttttttttttttctttcattgggTTATAtacgatttaaaaaaataaaatggaactgaaaatatatgtaaagcccctttcccctttgcaaaaaTGCCAAGTGTGATTCTGTACCAAAATCTTGTTTACAGAGTTCCTGTTGGTTTGAGGCTGGTAACAAAACTCTTGCACAATTCCTGATACATCTGTCTCCCGTGGTGCGGAGGGGATGCCCTTGGAAGGCGTAATGCTGAAAATCAGACTTTTGTATGAAAGTAAATGTTCAGACGTGATagtaataaaacaaaatcaataaatgatattcatttttataattaCCTCAATTGTTTGGGAATTACAGCATTGCTTATGTACAGCTTACAGGGGCGCTTGCTTAAAATAGCAGCGAGGACTCTTAAGGGTACGGGTGGAGGGCTGGAGTGCAACATTTGACATGTTCGAAGATTAGGAGCTGCTCTTGCACGAACAAGTACAGATCTCGTTCATGTAGCGCAGGTTTTATAGCTATATGAAAGCAGATTTCTATTTAACTATTGTCTCTTTTTGTtgtatttaaaaagtcttttaaatgCCACTGTAACAGTGTCCTAAGAGTTCTAAAACATTTGCCATcacagcagtatttatttttgtcttgatGTGTATGTCCTGGAGTCGCTGTCAAATAGAGGTGGATCTACAGTGTGACAAAAAAATTCAGGATTTAAAAAGACATTTATCGTACTGGAAACCTTAGCATGtgtgaaaactaaaataaaattatatattatatatattctgTAGTGCTAACAGTAGACAGTGAGATGTTTAAGACATTTCTTGACGTTGCTTGGTAGCAGGCATAACAGGGAAACATTGAAAAATGCGTAAAAccgtttatttttttcccctttgtgtaAGTGTCAGAGAGTATATTTGTGCATTAGGAAGGAGGAAACGTAGAGATGAAGGTTCATAGCTATAATGGAGTTTTTACAGAGTCAAACTAGCATTCGATTTCAGAGTGTTGGTTGGATATTCATTCGTTGTGAATTGTCGTTGCTCTGCGATGGAGCCAGATGGTGATCTGGCTCTTTCTTTCTGGGAGCTTTGCCTAGAGAATCTGTCTCATCCATTAaacttgataaaaaaaaaaaaaaaagaggagattttACTACTTCTGCTTTTATAATTTCCTTCAAAAAGTCCCTGTTTGGTAAAGGTTAAGTGATGTGTTGCACAGGAGACGTACAAACACCTCAAGTACTTTATTTAATCTTGGTGGTGGTGTTCTCTAATGCTCTTTGAAAGACTTAATCTTGAAActtgattttttaaacaaaagtggtTTGGCCAAACTGTTCTCTTGGGAGACTGTGGACTTTTCTGTGGGGAGTACGTTTTACATTGCCTATCTGGGTGTTGTGCCTTCAGCAAATGTGAGTAGGAAAAAGGAAACTGGTCTGTGAAAATAAATTGATATAAACAGGATGCTGAtgaaggggggtgtgtgtgtgtgtgtgtgagagagagagaatattgtAGTGACGTGCACTATGTCTTTCTCGTATTAGTGTTTCAAGTCAAACGGGTGATAACCGGCTACTAAGGTATTTGAGTTCCCGACGAAATTTTGGCTTTAGATGTTAAACTTGTTCTGGAAAGGAAATAGATGTTTAATGAACTAGTTCAAAGGTTATTGCGGAAGGCTGCCGATGCACTGCTGCTGAATAACTGTGCGCCAAACACCCGCTCCCTCCGTTCAGCGCTGCCGCCAGCAGAAGTAGCGTTAGTCACGTCCCGCACTGAGAACTCATGTAACGGGGCTACTCGGATGTGCTCCCAAATTCCAGACAGCGCTGCTAAAAATGGAAGGGATAGTTAATCTGATAATCAAAATACATGTCAAGGTGCGTGTGTTTTTTGCGGGATTGGGTGTTTTGTGTTAACACCCTGCATACTCGGATGCGATGCCGAAGGGATGGCAGGCATCGGGCTTCGGGGCGTCTCCCGCGCTTTTGGTTTTGCGCTCGGACCGTCCCGGGGCAGCGCTGGAAAATTCGGCTCTGCTTGGAGGTCACGGAGCTTGCTCTTCACCTGCCCGCCGCGTCGCCAAGCGCCCTCCCACGGTCGCGCCGCGCTGCAGAGCGGCGTGCCCCGCGGCACGGGAccggcgctgccccccgggccgggcggccgccgaggGCCGGAGCAGTTGCAGCACCCTCGTGTTGCAGCACCCGCTCTACcggcgcggcggcgagcggcggtgGTCGCTCCCGTGCGCTGGATTCCCGGGTCGGTGAAAGTTTCAAGGGGGGAGCAAAGTGAACAGGAATTGCCTCTGAGCGTGGGAAGCGTATCAGCCCGATGGACGTAGCTTGCGGAAATGCCCTTCAGGTCCTGGTTATGCTGAAAAGCTCTTTTCCCTCGTTCTGAGGGAGCACCAGCCGCTGTGTTCGCAGCGGTGCGCTGCGAGCGTCTGCCTCGCTCTCGCTGGACGAAGGGTGTCCGTGGAGTTACGACCTCTGAATCTGGTCCATTATTTGAGCTCCACCTACCACATTGCAGCAAGGAATTATTCAGCACGCTGCACGAGCGTACCTGGGCACATTTCAGCGGCCGGAAGAAGCGATGCAAAGCTTGCTTCCTCAAAATCAGGGACTGCAGTTGTGTTCCAGGCGAAGCTTCAGGAGGAGTGAATGGGATTTTGCTTGTGAAATGCTGGTCGGCTAGGCCCTATGTTTAATGCtgctctattaaaaaataaaaacgtaAACAACCGGCAGTTAAGAGGCTATTTTTAGGCCTTTTAATCTTACGTTTTCAGAAAAGAGGattagaggaattaaaaaaaaaaccccatgataattggaaaaaagttttaaatctgGAAACTGATAGAGAAAATAGGATATCAAAGTATTGGAACATGGTTATGAAAGACCTCTGCCTGTTGTGGGAGAGACATCTAGCTGAGATCTGAATACCTGACTCAAATAACATTTCGTGCTTGAAAAACAGTGCATGGGTTTCATTTCTGTCTGATTTAATAGCGACTGCGTGCTTCTTAAACTGAAGTTAACACTTAGTTTAGTGAAAAATCAATAGGATAAACTGGATGCAGATGCACTAAGCTACACTGAGCTGGAGGAGAGGGTATCTTTGAAGAGCTGGCGTGGCACTGCAGTAGAGCAGAAACCCAGTGCGCAACTATGTGCTTTTGTCTCCTgtgaacaaatacagaaaattgtGCAGGTGTTATTATGGGCAATGATCACTAAATGCACGAGAACACAGGAAAATCCTCTGTCCTCCAAACACTGAATCAGCTTAAAACATAAGCGTGAAAGCATGCAGGGATGTTGCAACTGACCTAAACGCTGATAAAGAAAACCAGTTTGGAACAGTTCAGGTGTCTTTGGGGCTTTCTAACAAAAAGAGGaagttcttcatttttcagaTCTCTTCATTCCTTGTCAGGTGTCAAACTTCATCccctggctggggagggggaggagcatCACCGATTTAAAACCACAAACCTTGTTTTTCAGTTACGATTTGAACTCGGGTCACTGGAGAGGAAATACTGGTGGTTATATTAAATTCTgaaacaagtatttttcattctgtaggccatgagaaaaagagaggcaTTTTTCTTCACCTTCCCTTCGCCCTTCATTTTTAATTGCTGCGGTGGATTTCAAGTGTCCTTAAAGTGAGGGCTTTTTAACATTAGCTTCTGCTCTCTGCGAGGGTCCTGGAGGTTGTTTGAGCTGTGCGTACCTTTAAATGCAGGTGTGGGTCCCTGTGGAGCTGCAAACGCCGGCTGTGGGGCTTCTTCACGTGAACAGGCTGCTACGCAGGCAAACGCTGCCTGCCTTACTCAAATGCTTAACCCTATGGATGTCAATGGATCAAAACTGTTCTTATTCTGATGCTATTTAAATTAAAGGCATTGCACCCAAGATAAATACTTCTCTGCTGGAATTAGGCACGTGAATGAAGCAAGTAGATGTAATACAGAGACTGTAAGTGGGGGTGAGACTGCCTGCCATGAACGTATCCACCACGGATGGTCAGCTCTTGGTGATAATCCTGGCAGTCGCTGGATGTGGTTTACCTTTGGTATCAGAGCTCCTGGGAAAGACCTTTTGaaaatgagtgtgtgtgtttttgtgtgtggtgtAAAACCAACAATACGTGGAATAACATTTCACCAGTATTTACCATGTTACatacatttaaagaagaaaaaaggttattGTGACTGTTTGGATTCATTGTTAACAAATGAGTTGTGTTAATGTGTTTAGAGTAACAGCTCTTGGCTGCCATGTTTGTAATTCTTCACATAAGTAATCAAATCTGCAAAGACAGTGCGTAGATTCTGTACAATACAGATTGTTTTAATTTTGCAAGTTAGAAAActtccttgtatttatttttctttggagctTGGGGTTACTGGCCTCATGAGATCATGAAAAGAAGATGCATCCGATCTCAGAATGAGCCTGCATTATTGAGCATTTAGCATTTGGGCCAATGCAAACCCAATGAGAATCAGTGCAAAACGTAAATTGTGCTGTATTTCCTTGATGCATGAAGAGCCAGCATGTAAGTCAGCATACCCAGCACTCCTCAGTCACATTGATATCCTGAAAGCTacgaaaataaataatttataacaTAAATTGCATTGCAGATGGGAGAACTAGGATTGAACAGTCGTCTTCTGCCTCGGCAGTGAAGCATGCAAGcagtaaaatacatataaaaatatatgggaTATCCTTCACAGAAGAAAATCCGGCATGTAAGGAACCCATTTTCAACACGGGAGGGACTGCCTAGGGCCACTGATGCTGGTGAGAGGTTTGGCATCCACTTCAACGTCTGATATCTGGAATATGGGTATTAGAAACAGGGTGGTGGGAGGGGAACTGAGGCTGGGTAGTAGGTTACTCTTTCTCCAGTCCTTTTATGGAAGTTCATGAGGAGTCTGGACAGCCTGAGGATCCTGTAGTACAAGGTACCACAAACTTGTCTCCAGATATAATGGCGTTATTCTGGTGGGGCTTGAGTGAAAATAGGGCTTTccggctgaaaaaaaaaaagatgagcatGAGATTGGAGAAACTCTCCACGTGGAAAATTTTTACCTAGAAAGTGATCTGAGCAAGGCAGGCCTGCGTGAGCTGCTGAGCAGCCTGTTTCTGATGGCATCAGTGGAAGTTGGAGTTGCTAACTGGAACAGGCCCTCCAGCTAAAATTTTTATGAGCTCTAGATGTGCTGGTAAGCTGGTAAGAATGTGCTGGCGCATCATTTTCCCTGGAATGGGAATATTATGCAGGAGTCAGCTGAGTTATATTTCAGGGTGCTTCTGAAAATCATGGACTCATAATTCATGTTGggagggatctctggaggtccctggcctgacctcctgctccaagcagggtcgcTACGAGAAGAGACAGGGTTGCTCTGGGCTTTATCCAGTCGGGCCTCGGGAACCTCCAAAGACTGAGATcgcacaacctccctgggcaacttgttccaatacttgactgtcctcatggtgaaccTTGATGCTGGTGCAAAACTGGCCCCAAGTTGCTAATTCTGTTATGTAAATTTATTGTTCCTTGATTTTGGTTTTTGCCCATGATTGCTAATAAGGGTCATGTCCTTGCTTCCCCTTAACTGCAGTAGACatcagctgcagctcagctgtcGCAAAGGGTCAGCAGCAAAATGGTTAATGAGCAAGTGATCTGAGTGGAAAATTTGGATTCATAATTAGAATGCTGCATCCAGCAATGTCCCTTGTTTTACCCGAGAGTGAtaaagaggagagcagaggcagaagaaattcatttaggagaaaggaaaggaatacaAAGCATAACTCGCTCTTTCTCTActgtaagaagaaagaaatactgttgaggaaaacagaaagaaacaaatgataCAACACAGCAAAGTTAGAAGAGGATGAATAAAAACATTTGCATGTTAAAAACAGGATAACGATTTAAAGGATTTAAGATAAAATATGCTGATGCTGTATGCTGTAACTATTTACAATTAATCATGCTATGCAGAAAGAGTTCTTCAAGTATTGAAGCAAAGATTTAGATTCATTTTAGATTCACTGGTTTTGTTCATAATTTTAAGATGAATTTCAAACAGGGATCATTTTCATAATTATTTGGATACTGTTGGTTTTCCAGTTCACTTTAGGTATAGATAAATACAGAACAGCTGACCTTTTGTTTAAGTGTTTCTTTCTTCGGACCTCTATGCATAAATTCTCAAGAAGCCCCCTAGTTTGCTAAATTCTTGGCCCCATCTTATTTTCCATCTGGCAGATGGTCCCTTCTCCCACCAGCCAGGACTATCAGTAGTTGTCTGTTTCAAGCCAGTGCATGTGTCGTAATATTTTATCATAcgagaagaaatggaaaaggggGCATGCTTAGTGTCTGCATAACGTTCACAACCACTTCTGACCGCTTTCAATGTTGTTTGCTTCTGATGGTTCCTGTGGGTGCTTGCTGCACAGGTCTGGGATCGCATTGCTTGGTCCATTTACTAAAATGCCAAGGATCCAAGGCACCTCAGgtatctgctttttcctttgagtAAGATGTGATGGCTGCATCAGACCCTGCCCATGCCACCCCAGTGACGACTGGGAAAGGTGGGACCTTGCCACCTGCAGACTGCTGACACAGGCTGTCTAACCTGCAAGAGCAGGGCTAAGGGTTGAAGCATGCCAGCCTCTGTGGTATCATGTGCTTTTCACCTGCGTCCGCTCTAGCTTCAGCTCAAAACTTCGTGCTGTGCTGCAGATAAGTTGTGGCACGTAGCTGACAGTGTGAAGAGTGGACACTTATCTCTGGAAAGTCCTACCATCACGTCTTGGTGGAGATAGCGTCACTTTGTATGCTTTACATGACCATGGGATCCATCTCATGGTGTCTCCTCACAGTTAAAAATTACCCTTCATCATCTTCTCCAGCATGCTTTCAGAGCGCTTTCCTGTGTCCATTAACTCGCTGCACAGGcccttttttggttttaaaattggCTACCCTGCTTCTTGTTCAGTAACTGAAACCATGCAGCTGGTGCTCTTTGCACATGTTTTGCAACAGCAGAGAAGAGGGCATTCCTAATGTGATGGGTGGCATCACCGAACTGGTGGTGCTGAAGGATCCCCTTATCAGAGAAAGATTTTGATTTGACAGTAAAATAGAGGTGGTAAGAAGGAGTTAACCATGCTTGTGTGTTCCACCATGGGAGCGAGCGAGAAGCTGCCAGTGCTGACCTTAGCGCTTTGATTTTGTAAGTGGTTAGCATCTGGTCAGTAATCTGACCTGAGTAACCTCTTTCATGCTGAGGAGAGGTGAAAATACACAGCGTAAATGTTTAATGCTGTGGCTACTGCCCAGAGGATGTTTACTGTATTGTTTTACGCATGTGACTTAGCCACAGGGCACATCTCACGCGTCTCTGAGCCccctcaattttcttttctttaaataggaaATCACGTACCTGATACCATGCCAGAGACGTAACCACTGACTCTCAGGACACAGTGCCACAGAGGTGCTAGGTAGGGACCTGATGTAGCACATGGAAAAGGACACCACAAACGGACAAGACACAGTGTAAACTTTTCCACTTCCCAGACAGGCAGCAGCTCCTTGTGAGAACTGGGCAAGGAGAGAAGTCTTCCCTGATTCTGCCCTGGGCTGAGTGCCCCCCttgtctttattttcattattattttcatctttatcCTCCCCAGGAGGTCTGaaggcctggccctgctgcctcacaggtGCTTCTGCTTTCAGGGCTGTGCAATCAGCCTcaggggctgcagctggctggggtgggggtggtccTGGCCGGTTTTGGGGAGGTTGGAGGGCAGCTGCCTGTGTGGGTCCTTGGGAGAGAAAAGGGCAGCTGTAAGCCCTGGGTGAGGGTGCTGCAAGGTGTGTGGGCTGCACCCAGGGAAGGTGTGCTTTGGAGTGAAGCATGGTCTGAAAGAGCTGGCTGGGGTGAGGGAAGGCTCCTGGAGGCCACCAGTGTGACTTGAGCGGGCTGCCTGATGGCAGCAGCTGGTGCGATGCCTGCTGCGGGGATGCCGGCACTGCGTGGACAGAGCCTGCCGGAGGTGAGTCCTGAGGGGTGTGCTGACGgggaggaggatgctgctgtcaGGGGGTTATGGAGGGAAGGAGGGTGCTGTTGTGGGGCAGAAGGTGCTGTTGGGGcagcaggggctggagggcatTGGGAGGCAGCAGGGGCCCAGCCAAGGGGTGGCTGTGAGGTCGCTGCTTGGGGCTGGGTGCTGACTGTGGAGGCTGCTGTGTGGAGAGCAGTGGTTGGCTGTGTTTTGGGTGTGAGCCCATGTGGGGTACCCCTGGTCCCTGTGGAGCGGGCCCCAGAGCGGGGTGTGCTGGGCTGGTGGGGAGTGCCGAGGCAGACAGCGATGGGGCCAGTGGGTGTGGAGCTGAGCCCGGGGCTGGGGCACGGTGACCCCGTGGTGTCAGTGCTCCTCTTCTCAGCTGTAGCATGTCCAGGCCTCTGCAGGTGGTCAGGCTCCCTGTGGCTTGATTGGTTCACTGGTAATTAGTATTTTGGAAAAGTGCTTTGCTCAAGGTGGTGACTGGCTGCATGTGTTTGTCTCTGCCACATGAATAAAAAATTGTGTTGAAGTTCAGTGCTTCGCTGTTGTTGGCTTTCACTAGAGCATAGCTTGTAAACTGTATCTGAACAGGTTCCTTAAATCATCCCAAGAAATCAATGAACCTCTTCCTCACTGTGGGCTTTGGAGCTTGGTACAGTGTCAAGTAATGGttccatatatatatttataattttcttAAATCAATCTTTATGTAGGAGATACTGAGAAAAAGCATGTGTGCTGGCTCACAACATATGCCCTATTGACTACTGTGACCACTGGGGATGGGTCCTCCATAATCTATAATTCCTAGGTGAAGCAATAAATTA is a window from the Struthio camelus isolate bStrCam1 chromosome 9, bStrCam1.hap1, whole genome shotgun sequence genome containing:
- the CHST2 gene encoding carbohydrate sulfotransferase 2; this encodes MKACRRKALALCLGYAVLLLLAALNLLEYKWRREPRRCAEPPAAPRRRPPPPPPPPPLGGSRGPAGARRQLVYVFTTWRSGSSFFGELFNQNPEVFFLYEPVWHVWQKLYPGDAVSLQGAARDMLSSLYRCDLSVFQLYSTAGAGKNLTTLGIFGASTNKVICSSPLCPAYRKEVVGMVDDRVCKKCPPQRLSRFQEECHKYRTLVIKGVRVFDLAVLAPLMQDPALELKVIHLVRDPRAVASSRIKSRHGLIRESLQVVRSRDPRIHRMPFLDAGHKLGGKKEGGGGSDYHALGAMEVICSSMAKTLQTALHPPDWLRGNYLAVRYEDLVVEPIKTLRQVYGFVNLAVSPEMEKFALNMTSGPGYSSKPFVVSARNATQALSAWRTALSFQQIKQVEEYCHQPMALLGYERVGSPEEVKDLSRTLLRKPQL